A single Pieris rapae chromosome 2, ilPieRapa1.1, whole genome shotgun sequence DNA region contains:
- the LOC111001001 gene encoding uncharacterized protein LOC111001001 isoform X2: MSVRVEHRDRDRDRERFSRHSSRASVDLAFPSSSSRDHSFRSVHSGRVPRVASDDLMVPVRTLRSASCRATSGAPHRLRRHHSSAAECDRTRRPRRHTLELPNSRGPSVRSRSPEPPPPQPVEPEIPPEDASKEARRRRVVAAVAASFFMLALASILVVVVTLTHSSVMRAHNQTAKYYTFSVPPHHPLSEPRSCCPTVAPPASHETDSDPDNVGLRTTRRADCPTIFLYGRRTSD; encoded by the coding sequence ATGTCTGTGCGTGTGGAACATCGGGATCGAGACCGCGATCGCGAACGCTTTTCAAGACACTCGTCTCGCGCTTCAGTGGATCTAGCTTTTCCTAGCAGTTCCTCACGCGACCATTCCTTCCGATCGGTGCATTCCGGCCGAGTGCCGCGCGTCGCTAGCGATGACTTGATGGTGCCCGTGCGCACGTTACGATCGGCATCATGTCGTGCGACGTCAGGTGCGCCTCATCGGTTGCGGCGGCATCACTCATCGGCAGCAGAATGCGACAGAACCCGACGCCCCCGTCGACACACGCTGGAGTTGCCCAACAGCCGGGGTCCCAGTGTGAGAAGTCGCTCTCCAGAACCACCACCCCCGCAGCCTGTGGAGCCCGAGATTCCCCCAGAGGACGCCAGCAAGGAGGCGCGGCGGCGACGCGTAGTGGCAGCCGTGGCGGCCTCGTTCTTCATGCTGGCGCTGGCGTCAATCCTCGTCGTGGTGGTGACGCTCACCCACAGCTCCGTGATGCGCGCTCACAACCAAACAGCCAAGTACTACACGTTCTCCGTGCCGCCGCACCATCCTCTCAGTGAGCCCCGTTCATGTTGCCCCACCGTCGCCCCTCCCGCTTCGCATGAGACTGACTCCGACCCCGACAACGTGGGGCTGCGAACGACCCGCCGCGCCGACTGTCcaacaatatttttg